The Chloroherpetonaceae bacterium genome window below encodes:
- a CDS encoding T9SS type A sorting domain-containing protein: protein MKKFISLLAISLFLSVGSQAQVFLLDESFSSGTSADSLNGTNGWVKHSGGGGTSPRGVAQIYYVTTPSDLGNSLNYSGLLFSPSGGRIQTISGNSEDLNKALSTPVTSGVVYLTALVKVLNTTGLSATAPDYFLHFAQQSGGTGVSSFGGRLFVRLASAGSSKIQFGIQNNSGGSPTQTWQSDSLDVNQTAVVVVKYDLTASPTQTATLWVNPTLGGSSEPTANASNNSGTNTLTQVGSVCVRQGNAATGNIEIDEIRVSQSWGDVSLPVELSSFNSRLTNRGVELTWSTASETNNAGFEVERSNGSGWSKLSFVKGNGTTTEAKSYSFNDASATGRVSYRLKQVDFDGKFEYSSIIEVDAGMPRAFELSQNYPNPFNPSTTIAIQLPVASEVKLEVFDLLGRKVATLLDGKMEAGRYSPVFEGVNLSSGVYLYRLQAGAFVSTKKMMLVK, encoded by the coding sequence AGCATAGCGGTGGTGGTGGAACAAGCCCACGCGGTGTTGCTCAAATTTATTATGTGACAACCCCAAGTGATTTAGGTAACAGCCTAAACTATTCAGGTTTACTCTTCTCACCATCAGGTGGAAGAATTCAAACCATTTCAGGTAACTCTGAAGACTTAAATAAAGCATTATCTACACCTGTTACTTCAGGTGTAGTTTATTTAACTGCTCTCGTAAAAGTATTGAATACAACAGGTCTCAGTGCAACCGCGCCGGATTATTTTCTACACTTTGCACAACAATCAGGAGGTACAGGAGTTTCCTCTTTTGGTGGTAGATTGTTTGTACGCTTAGCAAGCGCCGGCTCTTCAAAAATTCAATTTGGAATTCAAAATAATTCCGGAGGCTCACCAACTCAAACTTGGCAAAGTGATTCTTTAGATGTAAATCAAACAGCTGTTGTTGTAGTTAAATATGATTTAACTGCAAGCCCGACTCAAACTGCAACACTTTGGGTTAACCCTACCCTTGGTGGAAGTTCAGAGCCGACTGCAAATGCATCAAATAACTCTGGAACAAATACATTAACTCAAGTCGGTTCTGTTTGCGTTCGCCAAGGAAATGCAGCAACTGGAAATATTGAAATCGATGAAATTCGTGTTTCTCAATCTTGGGGCGATGTTTCTCTCCCGGTAGAACTCTCTTCATTTAATTCAAGACTCACCAACCGTGGTGTTGAGCTCACTTGGTCAACCGCATCCGAAACAAACAACGCAGGTTTTGAAGTTGAACGCTCAAATGGTAGCGGATGGTCAAAACTTTCATTTGTTAAAGGGAACGGTACAACCACCGAAGCAAAGTCATATTCATTCAATGATGCTTCTGCGACAGGAAGAGTTTCCTATCGCTTAAAGCAAGTTGATTTTGACGGCAAATTCGAGTATTCATCCATCATTGAAGTTGATGCTGGTATGCCCCGGGCTTTCGAACTTTCTCAAAACTATCCGAATCCGTTTAACCCTTCAACAACCATTGCAATTCAATTACCGGTTGCTTCAGAAGTCAAATTGGAAGTGTTTGATCTTTTGGGTCGCAAAGTGGCAACTCTCTTAGATGGCAAAATGGAAGCAGGTCGTTATTCTCCTGTGTTTGAAGGTGTGAACCTTTCAAGCGGTGTTTATCTATATCGCTTGCAAGCAGGAGCATTTGTTTCAACCAAAAAAATGATGCTCGTTAAGTAA
- a CDS encoding endonuclease translates to MTFANAQNIIQRQSFESTPNATPWSYTGTPAIVTGNGLLPATNVAADGSAAWGVTNANTTLTFSNVSVSGYSSAYIQFRLAAFSMNTTGNGMEASDSVIVEVSGNGGTSFSRECIVIGSSANNAVWDYSSTSSATVNYSGTNSPQVFQSTGSGASTTGGVSTVRINLSSLSQVTLRITARNNSANERWCIDDVQLVGSAPSKPPVKLAITQITPAIPFAGQSFSYTIQAQDSVGVQQRVSELTEVSLSVAEGSGVLSGATTAILEENESSTTVTGLVYSQVENNIRLLAKVTSGTSLDSALSTPFNVQAVVAPVKWKITSITPTTLVAGRPFTVTVQSQDSNGNSQPLTENKQLQISKVGGTGSLTGTMSINAGVGQSVFNFSGLQYSVAESGLSIVASNSLGSALTSDTVFSISFQQPTSGVTQTVLFEGQSGTGLLSAVVSSYKPSSTPSYDAARNYLYTDVYNVNGKLSCVYTGFTINFTSGSPSNINCEHTFPQSKGADGQAKSDMHHLYPTRPDVNSDRGSYPFGDINENAVQYWYRDSEYRRTSKPTSNILEYSRYASGIFEPRADHKGNVARAVFYFYTMYKSQADSEDPNFFNGMRNVLYRWHYQDPVDSTEYARTQKIAGYQGGKANPFVLDSTLLRRAYFPNIIASASENKSMPTAFTLRQNFPNPFNPSTMIEFQLENSESITLSVMDILGREVALLVNGERRAAGRHQLQFDSNRYKLSSGIYFLRLSAGSNLATVKMMLVK, encoded by the coding sequence GTGACTTTTGCAAATGCTCAAAACATTATTCAACGCCAAAGTTTTGAAAGCACGCCAAACGCAACACCTTGGAGCTATACGGGAACACCGGCAATTGTAACGGGTAATGGATTACTTCCTGCAACCAATGTCGCCGCAGATGGTTCCGCTGCTTGGGGTGTAACCAATGCCAATACCACCCTTACCTTTTCGAATGTTTCCGTTTCAGGTTACTCATCAGCCTATATTCAGTTTCGGTTGGCTGCGTTTTCGATGAATACCACAGGAAACGGAATGGAAGCCTCAGATAGTGTCATAGTAGAAGTAAGTGGCAATGGGGGGACTTCATTCTCAAGAGAATGTATTGTCATTGGCTCCTCCGCCAATAATGCTGTTTGGGATTATTCAAGTACATCTTCCGCGACTGTTAATTACTCAGGTACCAATTCGCCGCAAGTATTTCAATCAACCGGTTCAGGGGCATCAACAACCGGCGGAGTGAGCACAGTTCGAATCAATTTATCGAGTCTTTCTCAAGTCACTTTAAGAATCACTGCAAGAAATAACAGTGCCAATGAACGATGGTGTATTGACGATGTTCAGTTGGTTGGCTCTGCACCTTCGAAGCCTCCGGTAAAATTGGCTATTACTCAAATCACACCGGCAATCCCATTTGCGGGGCAGTCATTTTCATACACAATTCAAGCCCAAGATTCTGTGGGGGTTCAACAACGAGTTAGCGAATTGACCGAAGTTTCTCTTTCAGTAGCAGAGGGAAGTGGCGTTTTAAGTGGAGCTACAACGGCGATTTTAGAAGAAAATGAATCGTCCACCACAGTGACCGGCTTGGTTTATTCACAAGTTGAAAACAACATCAGGCTTCTTGCAAAAGTAACATCCGGAACATCGCTCGATTCGGCCTTAAGTACGCCGTTTAATGTTCAAGCAGTTGTTGCTCCTGTAAAGTGGAAAATCACATCAATTACGCCTACAACCCTTGTTGCAGGAAGGCCGTTTACGGTAACCGTTCAAAGTCAAGATTCCAATGGGAATTCACAACCCTTGACCGAAAACAAGCAATTACAGATTTCGAAAGTCGGCGGTACAGGTTCACTTACCGGTACGATGAGCATTAATGCGGGTGTGGGGCAATCTGTCTTTAATTTCAGTGGTCTTCAATATTCAGTCGCTGAATCAGGTCTTTCAATTGTTGCTTCAAATAGCTTGGGAAGTGCTCTCACTTCAGATACAGTTTTTTCAATTTCATTTCAACAACCAACAAGTGGCGTAACCCAAACCGTTTTATTTGAAGGGCAAAGTGGAACAGGGTTACTCAGTGCGGTGGTTAGTTCGTACAAGCCGAGTTCAACACCAAGCTACGACGCAGCAAGAAATTATCTTTACACCGATGTTTACAATGTCAATGGGAAACTCTCATGTGTTTACACCGGGTTTACCATCAACTTTACAAGCGGCTCGCCTTCAAATATCAATTGTGAGCACACTTTCCCCCAAAGCAAAGGAGCAGACGGTCAAGCAAAAAGTGATATGCACCATCTTTATCCAACACGGCCTGATGTAAACAGCGATCGCGGGAGCTATCCCTTTGGCGATATCAATGAAAACGCGGTTCAATATTGGTATCGAGATTCGGAGTATCGTAGAACTTCTAAACCAACTTCAAATATTTTAGAATATAGTCGTTACGCTTCTGGAATTTTTGAACCAAGGGCAGACCACAAAGGAAATGTGGCAAGAGCTGTGTTCTACTTTTATACGATGTATAAATCTCAAGCTGATTCTGAAGACCCCAATTTCTTTAATGGCATGCGAAATGTATTGTATAGGTGGCATTATCAAGACCCGGTGGATTCAACTGAATATGCGAGAACGCAAAAAATTGCAGGATATCAGGGCGGGAAAGCTAATCCGTTTGTATTGGATTCAACACTTTTGCGCCGCGCCTATTTCCCAAATATCATTGCCTCAGCAAGTGAAAATAAAAGCATGCCAACCGCGTTTACACTACGTCAAAATTTTCCGAATCCTTTTAATCCCTCCACGATGATTGAATTTCAGTTGGAAAATTCCGAATCGATAACACTTTCCGTGATGGATATTTTAGGCAGAGAAGTTGCTTTATTGGTAAATGGAGAGCGAAGGGCAGCCGGAAGGCATCAATTGCAATTCGATTCAAACCGATACAAACTCAGTTCGGGAATTTACTTTTTGAGATTATCTGCCGGTTCAAATCTCGCTACCGTGAAGATGATGCTGGTGAAGTAG
- the atpH gene encoding ATP synthase F1 subunit delta: MKSLVGRRYASAIFEFAIETNSLSQFSEDFATILESLKNSRQLAVALQSPIIKNFDKVQIFTQLFQNKISPATLNSLKLIIEKDRAAYIESVSVEFFHLLDEKNGLIEVEVKSAISLNDVQLNALMSKLESMTMKKIRPKVSSDSSLIGGFTVRIGDTVIDGSIKRKLEQLRESFLNAPLN, from the coding sequence ATGAAATCACTTGTTGGAAGGCGTTACGCATCTGCAATTTTCGAATTTGCTATTGAAACGAATTCTTTATCACAATTTTCAGAAGATTTTGCAACTATTCTGGAAAGCCTAAAAAATTCAAGGCAACTCGCAGTAGCACTTCAAAGCCCAATCATCAAAAACTTTGATAAGGTTCAGATCTTCACACAACTGTTTCAAAATAAAATTTCACCGGCTACCCTGAATTCGTTGAAATTGATTATAGAAAAAGATCGTGCCGCCTACATTGAAAGTGTTTCAGTTGAGTTTTTTCATTTGCTCGACGAAAAAAATGGTTTAATTGAAGTTGAAGTGAAATCCGCAATTTCGCTTAATGACGTGCAGCTTAACGCGCTTATGTCAAAGCTTGAATCAATGACGATGAAAAAAATTCGTCCAAAAGTCAGTTCAGATTCTTCCTTGATTGGCGGTTTTACCGTTCGTATCGGTGATACCGTAATAGATGGTAGTATCAAACGCAAACTTGAACAGTTACGCGAATCCTTTCTGAACGCCCCATTAAACTAA
- a CDS encoding F0F1 ATP synthase subunit B, whose translation MIFPVILEGSLLSPNPGLIFWTAITFLVLLFVLRKIAWGPILAALDEREKNIQSAIERAEIARKEAEKILIENREILKKAEIEAEKIIKDARNYGEKLAQDIRDKASAEARKMVTDAKVEIENEKQLALSQLRNEVSDLAIKGAEMIIRNTLDAEKHKNVIASIIDEMKTETLQK comes from the coding sequence ATGATCTTTCCTGTTATTCTCGAAGGTTCTTTACTTTCACCAAACCCCGGATTGATTTTCTGGACTGCAATAACGTTTCTTGTTCTGCTGTTTGTTCTCCGGAAAATTGCTTGGGGACCAATTCTGGCAGCGCTTGACGAGCGTGAAAAAAATATCCAATCTGCTATTGAAAGAGCAGAAATCGCGCGTAAAGAGGCCGAAAAAATTCTGATTGAAAATCGGGAAATCTTAAAAAAAGCTGAGATTGAAGCTGAAAAGATTATAAAAGACGCAAGAAACTACGGCGAAAAACTTGCTCAAGACATTCGCGATAAAGCCAGTGCTGAGGCAAGAAAAATGGTTACAGACGCAAAAGTTGAAATCGAAAACGAAAAACAACTTGCTTTAAGCCAACTTCGGAATGAAGTCAGCGACCTTGCCATTAAAGGGGCTGAAATGATTATTCGCAATACGCTTGATGCCGAAAAGCATAAAAATGTGATTGCTTCAATCATTGATGAAATGAAAACTGAAACATTGCAAAAGTAA